The following are encoded together in the Mumia sp. Pv4-285 genome:
- the aspS gene encoding aspartate--tRNA ligase — MIRTHEAGSLRATDAGTRVTLAGWVARRRDHGGVAFIDLRDGSGVAQVVIREEEVARPLRSEFCLKIVGEVSVRPEGNANPNIPSGEIEIIADEVEVLSESAPLPFPVEEFHASSVSEEVRLKYRYLDLRRAEMAKNLRTRATVTRIIRDVMAERGFMEFETPNLTASTPEGARDFLVPARTRPGTWYALPQSPQLFKQLLMVAGMERYYQIARCFRDEDSRADRQPEFTQLDIEMSFLDEEDVYALTEEILVRIWSEVVGYEISTPIPRMSFAEAVTRYGIDRPDLRFGCELVDFTDYFAETPFRVFAPKGRHWHVGAAVMPGGADQPRRTLDAWQEFAKARGAKGLAYVLVQEDGTLGGPVAKNLSDAERDGLVEHAGAKPGDCIFFAADQYADAKALLAAVRVEIGERCGLIDHDRWEFVWVNDAPMFEYVGTDGKDAWTSIHHPFTAPAPEFADTFQNDPGAALSQAYDITLNGNELGGGSIRIHRSEMQKRVFDVLGLTEEQAQGQFGFLLEAFQYGPPPHGGIALGIDRVVSLLTGADTIRDVIAFPKTASGADPLTGAPAPITPQQRKEAGIDAPPPGTGA, encoded by the coding sequence GTGATCCGCACCCACGAGGCCGGAAGCCTCCGCGCCACCGACGCCGGCACCCGCGTCACCCTGGCCGGTTGGGTGGCACGGCGTCGAGACCACGGTGGCGTGGCGTTCATCGACCTGCGCGACGGGTCCGGTGTCGCCCAGGTCGTGATCCGCGAGGAGGAGGTCGCGCGCCCGCTGCGCAGCGAGTTCTGCCTGAAGATCGTCGGCGAGGTGTCGGTCCGCCCCGAGGGCAACGCGAACCCCAACATCCCGTCCGGCGAGATCGAGATCATCGCCGACGAGGTCGAGGTGCTGAGCGAGTCGGCCCCGCTGCCCTTCCCCGTCGAGGAGTTCCATGCGAGCTCGGTCAGCGAGGAGGTGCGCCTCAAGTACCGCTACCTCGACCTGCGTCGTGCCGAGATGGCCAAGAACCTCCGTACGCGCGCCACCGTCACCCGGATCATCCGTGACGTGATGGCCGAGCGGGGCTTCATGGAGTTCGAGACCCCGAACCTCACCGCGTCCACGCCCGAGGGCGCCCGCGACTTCCTCGTACCGGCCCGGACCCGTCCCGGCACCTGGTACGCGCTGCCCCAGTCGCCGCAGCTGTTCAAGCAGCTGCTCATGGTGGCCGGCATGGAGCGCTACTACCAGATCGCGCGCTGCTTCCGCGACGAGGACAGCCGCGCCGACCGCCAGCCGGAGTTCACCCAGCTCGACATCGAGATGAGCTTCCTCGACGAGGAGGACGTCTACGCGCTGACCGAGGAGATCCTCGTCCGCATCTGGAGCGAGGTCGTCGGCTACGAGATCAGCACGCCGATCCCGCGGATGTCGTTCGCCGAGGCCGTCACCCGCTACGGCATCGACCGCCCCGACCTGCGGTTCGGCTGCGAGCTGGTCGACTTCACCGACTACTTCGCCGAGACCCCGTTCCGTGTGTTCGCCCCGAAGGGCCGGCACTGGCACGTCGGCGCCGCCGTCATGCCCGGCGGGGCCGACCAGCCGCGCCGGACGCTCGACGCCTGGCAGGAGTTCGCCAAGGCGCGAGGCGCCAAGGGTCTCGCGTACGTGCTGGTCCAGGAGGACGGCACGCTCGGCGGGCCGGTCGCCAAGAACCTCTCGGACGCGGAGCGCGACGGGCTCGTCGAGCACGCCGGTGCGAAGCCGGGCGACTGCATCTTCTTCGCCGCCGACCAGTACGCCGACGCCAAGGCGCTCCTGGCAGCGGTCCGCGTCGAGATCGGCGAGCGCTGCGGCCTGATCGACCACGACCGCTGGGAGTTCGTCTGGGTCAACGACGCCCCGATGTTCGAGTACGTCGGGACGGACGGCAAGGACGCGTGGACGTCGATCCACCACCCCTTCACGGCTCCCGCGCCCGAGTTCGCCGACACGTTCCAGAACGATCCGGGCGCTGCGCTGAGCCAGGCGTACGACATCACGCTCAACGGCAACGAGCTCGGCGGGGGGTCGATCCGTATCCACCGCTCGGAGATGCAGAAGCGGGTCTTCGACGTCCTGGGCCTCACCGAGGAGCAGGCGCAGGGCCAGTTCGGTTTCCTGCTCGAGGCGTTCCAGTACGGTCCGCCGCCGCACGGCGGCATCGCCCTGGGCATCGACCGGGTCGTGTCCCTGCTCACCGGGGCCGACACCATCCGTGACGTCATCGCGTTCCCGAAGACCGCGTCGGGCGCCGACCCGCTGACCGGCGCCCCGGCTCCGATCACCCCGCAGCAGCGCAAGGAGGCGGGCATCGACGCGCCGCCTCCGGGTACCGGAGCGTAG
- a CDS encoding DUF6167 family protein: MKGRVLWFVAGTTAGVYGTFRARRLAYRLTPSGLADQVAAWQVGARTFAEEVRAGMAEREAEIAEQLGLPSGVDAGPRSLDALRTVPHSAAPHASLPLSTRTRTPYDE, translated from the coding sequence ATGAAGGGCCGCGTTCTGTGGTTCGTCGCGGGCACCACTGCCGGCGTGTACGGGACCTTTCGCGCCCGCCGCCTCGCGTACCGGTTGACGCCGAGCGGCCTCGCCGACCAGGTCGCCGCCTGGCAGGTCGGAGCACGCACCTTCGCCGAGGAGGTCCGTGCCGGGATGGCCGAGCGCGAGGCCGAGATCGCCGAGCAGCTCGGGCTGCCCTCCGGTGTGGACGCCGGCCCGCGTAGCCTCGACGCCTTGCGGACGGTCCCGCACTCCGCAGCCCCGCACGCCTCCCTTCCGCTCAGCACCCGCACGCGCACTCCGTACGACGAGTAA
- a CDS encoding ABC transporter substrate-binding protein, whose amino-acid sequence MGRRLGRVLALLCSSLVLIAACTSADAPDDASTSGATPDHRAAGRAGSAKDPDAQAPAAEVPGATRGGQLRVLSASVPDSLDPAQASFVDTRSVLSSLVTRSLTQFRRDPVTGEMELVPDLATDLGRVDAAGTSWSFTLRSGVDFEDGTPVTAEDVAYGVKRAFADDVLPGAPAYLRTFFLDGQLYQGPYATAAEVRARPGYRRGWYAGDSFRGIEVSGRTITFRLSRPFADMPYLASFPQFSPVPRAADSDPAAYGRHPVATGPYAVDVFRDQTTLVLRRNDSWDPATDPGRHQYADGWTFLWGQDTDQIEGLLLDDAGEAQYALSYDSLSPDTATRLLDEAPSRVVTAGTPCTYLWYLDTRKISDRRVRHALGWAYPYEAAWQAGREIVGTTRVPGTTLMPPGVTGQVAYDPLGNGGRRTDAVRARKLLTKADALGFPVQWYYASDIPEKVAVKDAVVAALTRAGFDPMPIATTAKQIRRMQFDPDGPHDVVDSGWCSDWPTGSSWFPAQWSADHVDDPGRPNPSMLAAPDVQDEIDRILDTLSGKAAAKAWGALDRRIGTEYYPAVVLGHQGVVLAHGSRVGGMGVNEMQGMPLFADMFVDQGT is encoded by the coding sequence GTGGGTCGCCGTCTCGGGCGTGTGCTCGCCCTCCTCTGCAGCAGCCTCGTGCTGATCGCCGCGTGCACGTCGGCCGATGCGCCTGACGACGCCTCGACGAGCGGCGCGACTCCCGACCACCGCGCGGCCGGCCGTGCGGGGAGTGCCAAGGACCCCGACGCGCAGGCACCGGCGGCCGAGGTGCCGGGTGCCACGCGCGGCGGCCAGCTCCGGGTGCTCAGCGCCTCCGTCCCCGACTCGCTCGACCCGGCGCAGGCCTCCTTCGTCGACACCCGCAGCGTCCTGTCGAGCCTGGTGACGCGTTCCCTCACGCAGTTCCGGCGCGACCCGGTCACCGGTGAGATGGAGCTCGTCCCCGACTTGGCGACCGATCTCGGACGGGTCGATGCGGCCGGCACCTCGTGGAGCTTCACCCTGCGGTCCGGCGTCGACTTCGAGGACGGCACCCCGGTCACCGCCGAGGACGTCGCGTACGGCGTCAAGCGCGCGTTCGCCGACGACGTCCTGCCCGGGGCTCCGGCCTACCTGAGGACCTTCTTCCTCGACGGCCAGCTCTACCAAGGTCCGTACGCCACCGCCGCCGAGGTCCGCGCGCGTCCCGGCTACCGGCGCGGCTGGTACGCCGGCGACTCCTTCCGCGGGATCGAGGTGTCCGGCCGCACGATCACGTTCCGTCTGAGCCGCCCGTTCGCCGACATGCCCTACCTCGCGTCGTTCCCGCAGTTCTCGCCCGTACCGCGGGCGGCCGACAGCGACCCGGCGGCGTACGGCAGGCACCCGGTCGCCACCGGTCCGTACGCGGTCGACGTCTTCCGCGACCAGACGACCCTGGTCCTTCGGCGCAACGACAGCTGGGACCCGGCGACCGATCCCGGCCGCCACCAGTACGCCGACGGCTGGACGTTCCTGTGGGGACAGGACACCGACCAGATCGAGGGGTTGCTCCTCGACGACGCGGGCGAGGCGCAGTACGCGCTCAGCTACGACTCGCTCAGCCCGGACACCGCCACGCGGCTCCTCGACGAGGCGCCGTCACGGGTGGTCACCGCCGGCACCCCGTGCACCTACCTGTGGTACCTCGACACCCGCAAGATCAGTGACCGGCGGGTGCGCCACGCCCTCGGTTGGGCGTACCCGTACGAGGCCGCGTGGCAGGCGGGTCGCGAGATCGTCGGCACCACGCGCGTCCCGGGGACGACACTCATGCCGCCGGGAGTGACCGGGCAGGTGGCGTACGACCCGCTGGGCAACGGCGGCCGCCGGACGGACGCCGTGCGTGCGCGCAAGCTCCTCACCAAGGCGGACGCCCTCGGGTTCCCGGTGCAGTGGTACTACGCCAGCGACATCCCCGAGAAGGTCGCGGTCAAGGACGCCGTCGTCGCTGCGCTGACCCGGGCGGGGTTCGACCCGATGCCGATCGCGACGACGGCGAAACAGATCCGGCGCATGCAGTTCGACCCCGACGGCCCGCACGACGTCGTCGACTCCGGCTGGTGCTCGGACTGGCCGACCGGCTCGTCGTGGTTCCCGGCCCAGTGGTCGGCGGACCACGTCGACGATCCGGGCCGTCCCAACCCGTCCATGCTGGCCGCGCCGGACGTCCAGGACGAGATCGACCGCATCCTCGACACCCTGTCGGGCAAGGCCGCCGCAAAGGCGTGGGGCGCGCTCGACCGGCGGATCGGCACCGAGTACTACCCGGCGGTCGTGCTCGGGCACCAAGGTGTCGTGCTGGCCCACGGCAGCCGCGTCGGAGGCATGGGGGTCAACGAGATGCAGGGCATGCCGCTGTTCGCCGACATGTTCGTCGACCAGGGCACCTGA
- a CDS encoding replication-associated recombination protein A — translation MDSDGPSSDGLFDVPEVAPAPSGGGSLSDAAHRAAPLAVRMRPRTLDELVGQESLLGPGSPLRRMIHGDQSMSLILWGPPGTGKTTLASLVSQQTNRRFVEVSAVSAGVKEVRETLGSARRMLAQGGRETVLFVDEVHRFSKAQQDALLPGVENRWVSLIAATTENPHFSVISPLLSRSLLLTLEPLTDEDVATLVDRAVVDERGLGGDVVLEEAARDHLVRLAGGDARRALTYLEAAAGAAVAQDRDRISVEDAASAVDRAAVRYDRQGDQHYDVTSALIKSIRGSDVDASLHYLARMVEAGEDPRFLARRLMILASEDIGLADPTALQTAVAGAQAVQMIGFPEAALTLSQVVITLALAPKSNAAYKAIAAATADVRAGKAGAVPPALRDAHYAGAKKLGHGHDYKYAHDDPRGVSAQQYAPDEIDGANYYQPLGRGQEAAYAERVARLREILRDPSARSGD, via the coding sequence GTGGACTCCGACGGCCCTTCCTCTGACGGGCTCTTCGACGTTCCCGAGGTCGCCCCTGCGCCGTCGGGCGGCGGCAGCCTGAGCGACGCGGCCCACCGCGCTGCCCCCCTCGCGGTCCGGATGCGCCCGCGCACGCTCGACGAGCTGGTGGGGCAGGAGTCGCTGCTCGGCCCTGGCTCGCCGCTGCGGCGCATGATCCACGGCGACCAGTCGATGTCGCTGATCCTGTGGGGGCCTCCCGGCACGGGCAAGACCACGCTCGCGTCGCTCGTCAGCCAGCAGACCAACCGACGGTTCGTCGAGGTGTCCGCCGTGTCCGCGGGGGTCAAGGAGGTCCGCGAGACCCTGGGCTCGGCTCGGCGGATGCTCGCGCAGGGCGGTCGGGAGACGGTCCTGTTCGTCGACGAGGTGCACCGGTTCTCCAAGGCCCAGCAGGATGCACTCCTGCCGGGCGTCGAGAACCGGTGGGTCTCGCTGATCGCCGCGACGACCGAGAACCCGCACTTCTCCGTCATCTCGCCGCTGCTGTCACGCTCGCTCCTGCTGACCCTCGAGCCGCTGACCGACGAGGACGTCGCCACGCTGGTCGACCGCGCGGTCGTCGACGAACGCGGCCTCGGCGGCGACGTCGTGCTCGAGGAGGCGGCGCGCGACCACCTCGTACGCCTCGCCGGTGGCGACGCTCGGCGGGCGCTCACGTACCTGGAGGCGGCCGCGGGGGCGGCGGTCGCCCAGGACCGCGACCGGATCAGCGTCGAGGACGCCGCGTCGGCCGTGGACCGTGCGGCGGTGCGCTACGACCGGCAGGGAGACCAGCACTACGACGTGACGAGCGCCCTGATCAAATCGATCCGAGGGTCCGACGTCGACGCGTCGCTGCACTACCTCGCCCGCATGGTCGAGGCGGGGGAGGACCCGCGGTTCCTTGCGCGCCGGCTGATGATCCTGGCGAGCGAAGACATCGGCCTCGCCGACCCGACCGCGCTGCAGACGGCCGTCGCCGGCGCCCAGGCGGTCCAGATGATCGGGTTCCCGGAGGCTGCCCTGACGTTGTCCCAGGTCGTGATCACCTTGGCTCTGGCCCCGAAGTCGAACGCCGCGTACAAGGCGATCGCCGCCGCCACCGCAGACGTACGCGCAGGCAAGGCGGGCGCCGTCCCTCCGGCGCTGCGCGACGCCCACTACGCCGGTGCGAAGAAGCTCGGGCACGGCCACGACTACAAGTACGCCCACGACGATCCCCGTGGGGTGTCGGCCCAGCAGTACGCGCCGGACGAGATCGACGGTGCCAACTACTACCAGCCCCTCGGCCGCGGGCAGGAGGCTGCCTACGCCGAGCGCGTCGCCCGCCTGCGAGAGATCCTGCGGGATCCCTCGGCACGGTCCGGTGACTGA
- the mltG gene encoding endolytic transglycosylase MltG: protein MSDLGLMPERERRPSGHRAARREKKRRGPGCFFILLIVAAVCVAGYLGLSKVVGVANDFFGGPEDYPGPGTGSVVIEVSKGDTVAGIGRELKAQDVVASVDAFLSAASGAPEINQVQPGFYQLKTKMAADDAVRTLIDPSSRVDSTVGVPEGARVDQVVESIVKNTEFSKKQVNAALESPELGLPPAAEGNPEGYLYPATYTVGPDTTPLSLFQEMVKKSVQLDQDLDLVGNADTLGISPHDARVVASIVQAEAGTADYAKVARVIYNRLDEGMALQMDSTIHYVSGKDGSIWTSAEARDIDSPYNTYMYTGLPPSPIGNPGEKALKAALNPADGDWLYFTLVDAETGETKFAESYSEHQQNVEELRQNCRDQGGC, encoded by the coding sequence ATGAGCGACCTCGGCCTGATGCCGGAGCGCGAGCGGCGTCCCTCCGGGCACCGGGCGGCTCGCCGCGAGAAGAAGCGCCGCGGACCGGGTTGCTTCTTCATCCTGCTGATCGTCGCCGCGGTCTGCGTGGCCGGCTATCTCGGCCTCTCGAAGGTCGTCGGTGTCGCCAACGACTTCTTCGGCGGACCGGAGGACTATCCCGGACCAGGCACGGGCAGCGTCGTCATCGAGGTCAGCAAGGGCGACACCGTCGCCGGGATCGGCCGCGAGCTGAAGGCGCAGGATGTGGTCGCGAGCGTCGACGCGTTCCTGTCCGCCGCCTCGGGCGCCCCTGAGATCAACCAGGTGCAGCCGGGCTTCTACCAGCTGAAGACCAAGATGGCTGCGGACGACGCCGTCAGGACGCTCATCGACCCGAGCAGCCGCGTGGACTCGACGGTCGGGGTGCCCGAGGGAGCGCGCGTCGACCAGGTCGTCGAGTCGATCGTCAAGAACACCGAGTTCTCCAAGAAGCAGGTCAACGCCGCGCTCGAGAGTCCGGAGCTCGGGCTTCCGCCCGCGGCGGAGGGCAACCCGGAGGGTTACCTGTATCCGGCGACGTACACCGTGGGCCCTGACACGACGCCGCTCTCGCTGTTCCAGGAGATGGTCAAGAAGTCGGTCCAGCTCGACCAGGATCTCGACCTCGTCGGGAACGCGGACACGCTCGGCATCTCGCCGCACGATGCTCGGGTGGTTGCCAGCATCGTCCAGGCCGAGGCCGGCACGGCGGACTACGCCAAGGTCGCCCGCGTCATCTACAACCGTCTCGACGAGGGGATGGCGCTCCAGATGGACTCGACCATCCACTACGTCAGCGGCAAGGACGGCAGCATCTGGACCAGCGCCGAGGCGCGCGACATCGACTCGCCGTACAACACCTACATGTACACCGGGCTGCCGCCGAGCCCCATCGGCAACCCGGGCGAGAAGGCTCTGAAGGCCGCGCTCAACCCGGCGGACGGTGACTGGCTGTACTTCACACTGGTGGATGCGGAGACCGGTGAGACGAAGTTCGCCGAGAGCTACTCCGAGCACCAGCAGAACGTGGAGGAGCTGCGCCAGAACTGCCGTGACCAGGGCGGTTGCTGA
- a CDS encoding shikimate dehydrogenase: MPRCAVLGSPIEHSMSPVIHRAAYAELGLEDWSYDRYEVDEDGIGPFLANLDDRWRGLSLTMPLKRAVLPYLDSVDEAVREVGGANTVIVDVEGRHGFNTDVPGGVAALQERGIDEVEDALVIGAGATSESMVASLRRLGLRRVTIAVRSLDKGEHLAKRIVEAAGGEDNLAVDVTGFGPDLARSAQIVVSTVPSEAVAPFAQMLVTRCDAVFDVIYDPWPTPLARAAHAESVPVVSGLDLLAHQAVEQVRLMTGREVAAGVLRDAAIGALQAH; encoded by the coding sequence ATGCCCCGCTGTGCGGTGCTCGGGAGCCCGATCGAGCACTCGATGTCGCCGGTGATCCACAGGGCCGCTTACGCCGAGCTGGGCCTGGAGGACTGGTCGTACGACCGGTACGAGGTCGACGAGGACGGCATCGGACCGTTCCTCGCCAACCTCGACGACCGGTGGCGGGGTCTGTCGTTGACGATGCCGCTGAAGCGTGCTGTCCTGCCGTACCTGGACTCGGTCGACGAAGCGGTTCGCGAGGTCGGCGGAGCAAACACGGTGATCGTCGACGTCGAGGGCCGGCACGGGTTCAACACGGACGTCCCAGGAGGCGTCGCGGCGCTGCAGGAGCGGGGGATCGACGAGGTCGAGGACGCCCTCGTGATCGGCGCCGGTGCAACCTCGGAGTCGATGGTCGCGTCGCTGCGGCGGCTCGGGCTGCGGCGTGTGACGATCGCGGTCCGCTCCCTGGACAAGGGTGAGCACTTGGCGAAGCGGATCGTCGAGGCGGCCGGCGGCGAGGACAACCTCGCGGTGGACGTCACCGGCTTCGGACCGGATCTGGCCCGCTCGGCGCAGATCGTCGTGTCGACCGTCCCGTCGGAGGCGGTCGCTCCGTTCGCGCAGATGCTCGTGACGCGGTGCGACGCGGTGTTCGACGTGATCTACGACCCGTGGCCGACGCCGTTGGCGCGAGCAGCGCACGCCGAGTCCGTCCCGGTCGTCTCCGGGCTCGACCTCCTCGCGCACCAGGCTGTCGAACAGGTCCGCCTGATGACCGGGCGCGAGGTGGCGGCCGGGGTGCTGCGCGATGCAGCGATCGGGGCGCTCCAGGCGCACTGA
- the ruvX gene encoding Holliday junction resolvase RuvX has translation MRQGTRIGVDVGDVRIGVSASDPSGILATPVETVAAGDTSIRDILDIANDRQAIEIVVGLPRSLSGDMGPAARKVRAYAEELAARSAPTPVRLVDERMSTVTAQQSLRQAGRKAKQQRSVVDQAAAVVILQTALDTERTSGRVPGELVEVVA, from the coding sequence GTGCGTCAGGGCACCCGGATCGGCGTCGACGTCGGTGATGTCCGCATCGGTGTGAGCGCGAGCGATCCTTCGGGCATCCTCGCGACACCGGTCGAGACCGTCGCTGCCGGTGACACGTCGATCCGAGACATCCTGGACATCGCGAATGATCGTCAAGCGATCGAAATTGTGGTTGGCTTGCCACGGTCGCTCTCGGGGGACATGGGGCCGGCGGCGCGCAAGGTGCGTGCGTACGCCGAAGAGCTGGCGGCAAGGTCCGCTCCCACCCCCGTCAGACTCGTGGACGAGAGGATGTCGACCGTGACCGCACAGCAGAGCCTTCGTCAGGCTGGGCGCAAGGCGAAGCAGCAGCGTTCCGTCGTGGACCAGGCGGCCGCCGTCGTGATCCTCCAGACCGCCCTCGACACCGAGCGTACGAGTGGTCGAGTCCCCGGCGAGCTGGTCGAGGTGGTCGCATGA
- the alaS gene encoding alanine--tRNA ligase, with product MDTAEIRRRFLDHFERNGHTVVPSASLILDDPNLLFVNAGMVPFKPYFLGQETPPYDRATSVQKCVRTQDIEEVGKTTRHGTFFQMNGNFSFGDYFKEGAIELAWSLITGAVADGGLGFDPDKVWVTVLPSDTEAREAWKRIAGLPDERIQDRGLEDNYWNMGVPGPGGPCSEIYIDRGPEYGPDGGPVVDEDRFLEIWNLVFMQEELSAVRSKADFDVLGPLPAKNIDTGMGLERVAYLLQGKQNMYEIDQVFPVIERASALSGRRYGADQVDDVRFRVIADHVRSGLMLIGDGVTPGNEGRGYVLRRLLRRAVRSMRLLGYDDPALPQLLPVSRDEMVRSYPELGTDFARIAQVAYAEEETFRQTLAKGTQIFDLAADSAKAEGASVLTGDKAFQLHDTYGFPIDLTLEMASEQGLSVDESGFRALMSEQRARAKADAKSKKGQHADTTIYREALDSNGPTEWLAYETLTTESSVRSLIQETGRTRTMGESQIGEVVLDRTPFYAESGGQNADAGILVWDGGRAEVLDVQRPVRGLVVHQVRVLEGELTEGTSLQAEVDAQWRVGACQAHSGTHVVHAALREVLGPTALQSGSYNRPGYLRLDFGWSSPLSPQQLHDVEQAANVALREDLPVSAAIMSLEKAKEVGALALFGETYGEDVRVVEIGGPWSRELCGGTHVARSSQIGTVVVTSDSSVGAGNRRVEAVVGLEGFSYLARERDLVAQVGDLLKVQHADVPGRVADLVGRLRAVEKEVEKLRSAQLLSSVADLAGAAEDVDGVAYVGHVADGLAAKDVRTLVLDVRGRLDPSRPSVVTMIGTADGKAACVVAVNEAGRATGLGAGDLIKPAMAVLGGRGGGKADVAQGGGTDVAAAPGAIDAVRRAIQDAV from the coding sequence ATGGACACAGCCGAGATCCGCCGCCGGTTCCTCGATCACTTCGAGAGGAACGGGCACACGGTGGTGCCTTCGGCATCGCTGATCCTCGACGACCCGAACCTGCTGTTCGTCAACGCGGGCATGGTGCCGTTCAAGCCGTACTTCCTCGGCCAGGAGACGCCGCCGTACGATCGCGCCACGAGCGTCCAGAAGTGCGTCCGCACCCAGGACATCGAGGAGGTCGGCAAGACCACCCGCCACGGCACGTTCTTCCAGATGAACGGCAACTTCTCGTTCGGCGACTACTTCAAGGAAGGCGCGATCGAGCTCGCCTGGTCGCTGATCACCGGTGCGGTCGCCGACGGCGGGCTGGGCTTCGACCCGGACAAGGTCTGGGTCACCGTCCTGCCGAGCGACACCGAGGCGCGCGAGGCCTGGAAGCGGATCGCGGGCCTTCCCGACGAGCGCATCCAGGACCGCGGCCTGGAGGACAACTACTGGAACATGGGTGTGCCCGGTCCCGGCGGCCCGTGCTCCGAGATCTACATCGACCGCGGCCCCGAGTACGGCCCGGACGGTGGCCCGGTCGTCGACGAGGACCGCTTCCTGGAGATCTGGAACCTCGTGTTCATGCAGGAGGAGCTGAGCGCGGTCCGCAGCAAGGCGGACTTCGACGTGCTCGGCCCGCTCCCCGCCAAGAACATCGACACAGGCATGGGCCTCGAGCGGGTCGCGTACCTCCTGCAGGGCAAGCAGAACATGTACGAGATCGATCAGGTCTTCCCGGTGATCGAGCGGGCGTCGGCGCTGTCAGGTCGCCGCTACGGCGCCGACCAGGTCGACGACGTCCGTTTCCGCGTGATCGCGGACCACGTCCGCAGCGGCCTGATGCTGATCGGCGACGGTGTCACGCCGGGCAACGAGGGACGCGGCTACGTGCTCCGTCGCCTGCTGCGCCGCGCCGTGCGCTCGATGCGCCTTCTCGGCTACGACGACCCGGCGCTCCCACAGCTGCTCCCGGTCAGCCGAGACGAGATGGTGCGTTCCTACCCCGAGCTGGGCACCGACTTCGCGCGCATCGCGCAGGTCGCGTACGCCGAGGAGGAGACGTTCCGCCAGACCCTCGCCAAGGGGACCCAGATCTTCGACCTCGCGGCGGACAGCGCGAAGGCCGAGGGGGCCAGTGTCCTCACCGGCGACAAGGCGTTCCAGCTCCACGACACGTACGGCTTCCCGATCGACCTCACGTTGGAGATGGCGTCCGAGCAGGGCCTGAGCGTCGACGAGTCGGGCTTCCGTGCGCTGATGTCGGAGCAGCGTGCGCGGGCGAAGGCGGACGCGAAGTCCAAGAAGGGCCAGCACGCCGACACCACGATCTACCGCGAGGCGCTCGACTCCAACGGGCCGACCGAGTGGCTCGCGTACGAGACGTTGACCACGGAGTCGTCGGTGCGGTCGCTGATCCAGGAGACCGGACGCACGCGGACGATGGGGGAGTCGCAGATCGGCGAGGTCGTCCTGGACCGCACCCCGTTCTACGCGGAGTCGGGCGGCCAGAACGCCGACGCAGGCATCCTCGTCTGGGACGGCGGTCGTGCGGAGGTGCTCGACGTCCAGCGCCCGGTGCGCGGTCTGGTCGTGCACCAGGTGCGGGTGCTCGAGGGCGAGCTGACCGAGGGCACGTCGCTGCAGGCCGAGGTCGACGCGCAGTGGCGCGTCGGCGCCTGCCAGGCGCACTCCGGCACGCACGTCGTCCACGCGGCGCTGCGTGAGGTGCTCGGCCCCACCGCGCTTCAGAGCGGCTCCTACAACCGCCCGGGCTACCTGCGGCTGGACTTCGGGTGGTCGAGCCCGCTGTCGCCGCAGCAGCTGCACGACGTCGAGCAGGCGGCGAACGTCGCGCTCCGCGAGGACCTGCCGGTCAGCGCAGCCATCATGTCGCTCGAGAAGGCCAAGGAGGTCGGCGCGCTGGCGCTCTTCGGCGAGACCTACGGCGAGGACGTGCGGGTGGTCGAGATCGGCGGCCCCTGGTCGCGTGAGCTCTGTGGCGGTACGCACGTGGCGCGGTCGTCGCAGATCGGCACCGTCGTCGTCACGTCGGACTCCTCCGTGGGCGCCGGCAACCGTCGTGTCGAGGCGGTCGTCGGCCTCGAGGGCTTCTCGTACCTGGCGCGCGAGCGCGACCTCGTCGCCCAGGTCGGTGACCTGCTCAAGGTGCAGCATGCCGACGTCCCCGGCCGTGTCGCCGACCTCGTCGGTCGCCTGCGGGCGGTCGAGAAGGAGGTCGAGAAGCTTCGTTCGGCGCAGCTGCTGTCGTCTGTCGCCGACCTCGCCGGGGCGGCGGAGGACGTCGACGGTGTCGCCTACGTCGGGCACGTCGCCGACGGGCTCGCCGCGAAGGACGTCCGCACGCTGGTGCTCGACGTGCGCGGACGCCTCGATCCCTCGCGGCCGTCGGTCGTGACGATGATCGGGACGGCGGACGGCAAGGCCGCCTGCGTCGTGGCGGTCAACGAGGCCGGACGCGCGACCGGGCTCGGTGCGGGTGACCTCATCAAGCCGGCCATGGCAGTCCTCGGCGGTCGCGGAGGCGGCAAGGCCGACGTCGCGCAAGGTGGCGGCACCGACGTCGCGGCTGCTCCGGGGGCGATCGACGCCGTCCGTCGTGCCATCCAGGACGCGGTCTGA